A section of the Mycolicibacterium anyangense genome encodes:
- a CDS encoding MarR family winged helix-turn-helix transcriptional regulator has translation MELTVADGVESVSEMLALATDTMWRYLINRDDLSASAALVLNRLSHEGPMRLTALAAAEGASQSGMTQLVQRLERQGLLERVSDPDDGRASRVRLGEAGKRNWEARAELRRQRIADWMPSVSDDDQVALWLASKVIVRVLSHMREAQAGKPEATATLSPTPETGEPTDRN, from the coding sequence ATGGAGCTCACGGTTGCCGACGGCGTTGAGTCGGTCTCGGAGATGCTGGCCCTGGCGACGGACACCATGTGGCGCTACCTGATCAACCGCGACGACCTCAGTGCCAGCGCGGCATTGGTGCTCAACAGGTTGTCCCACGAAGGTCCGATGCGCCTGACGGCGCTGGCAGCGGCCGAGGGTGCCAGCCAGTCGGGCATGACGCAGCTGGTTCAGCGACTGGAACGGCAGGGTCTCCTGGAACGGGTGAGTGACCCTGACGACGGGCGAGCCTCGCGAGTCAGGCTCGGAGAAGCCGGTAAGCGGAATTGGGAAGCGCGTGCCGAATTGCGCAGGCAGCGCATTGCCGACTGGATGCCGTCGGTGTCCGACGATGATCAGGTTGCCCTCTGGCTTGCCTCGAAAGTGATTGTCCGCGTGCTCAGTCACATGCGGGAGGCGCAAGCGGGTAAGCCCGAGGCCACGGCTACTCTCTCTCCAACCCCTGAAACAGGCGAGCCCACCGATCGGAACTGA
- a CDS encoding sulfite exporter TauE/SafE family protein: MSALDAVTLVIAGVLGGLAGSIAGFASVATYPALLAVGLPPVAANVTNTVALVFNGIGSAWGSRPELAGQWGWLARSAPVAALGGGAGATLLLTTPADAFEKLVPILLGVASVAIVIPRRPGPAGGARRRGAVAAEFLAIFGIALYGGYFGAAAGVLFLAMLLHLGSASLAHANAAKNVLLGLANTVAALIFVVLAPMHWPQMIALGAGGLLGARLGPIVVRHTPATPLRILIGVAGLVLAVRLGLQAYRAG; this comes from the coding sequence CTGAGCGCACTGGACGCCGTCACCCTGGTGATCGCCGGTGTACTGGGTGGATTGGCAGGCAGCATCGCCGGGTTCGCCTCGGTGGCCACCTATCCGGCGCTGTTGGCAGTCGGACTGCCGCCGGTGGCGGCCAATGTGACCAACACCGTGGCCCTGGTGTTCAACGGGATCGGCTCGGCGTGGGGGTCACGGCCCGAGCTCGCCGGGCAATGGGGCTGGCTGGCCCGCAGTGCCCCGGTGGCCGCACTCGGCGGTGGCGCGGGTGCGACGCTGCTGCTGACCACTCCCGCCGATGCCTTCGAGAAGCTGGTCCCGATCCTGCTCGGCGTGGCGTCGGTGGCGATCGTCATCCCGCGCCGGCCCGGGCCCGCCGGCGGTGCGCGGCGCCGCGGAGCGGTTGCCGCCGAATTCCTCGCGATATTCGGGATCGCGCTCTACGGCGGCTATTTCGGTGCCGCCGCCGGGGTGTTGTTCCTGGCGATGCTGCTGCACCTCGGCTCGGCCAGCCTGGCCCACGCCAACGCCGCCAAGAACGTCCTGCTCGGTCTGGCCAACACCGTGGCCGCCCTGATCTTCGTGGTCCTGGCGCCGATGCACTGGCCACAGATGATCGCCCTCGGTGCCGGGGGACTCCTCGGGGCCCGGCTCGGCCCGATCGTGGTGCGGCACACCCCGGCCACGCCACTGCGCATCCTGATCGGGGTGGCGGGACTGGTGCTGGCGGTCAGACTCGGTCTGCAGGCGTATCGCGCGGGGTGA
- a CDS encoding acyltransferase family protein, giving the protein MPSARNHAADLYRVLALVMVVIGHWITAALTYRDGAFYRQNPLVELPWTQWLTWLFQVVPVFFVVAGYASAVSWGRLADDGPSRQTWIRHRLTRPLGPTAVYVLIVLLVVAALAAVGVPGAELDFGAWAVAMHLWFLGIYVLVIALTPVAVAAHRRWGLWVPVALVIAVAAVDAATIGAGVPYLDWLNYLLPWAALYQLGIAWQDGALRARHEVPLAIASAVALVLLVTVGPYPISMIGVPGQTLNNTSPPNLALLALGLTQTGLVLAIAPTVNRALNSARAQRFLAVANDNVMALYLWHMVPVVIVALVGYPTGLLPQPEPGTAAWWWFRLAWVAILAVVAAVELLLLWRGRAFFAAPVPAVGVPVPPWVGWVSMGTGTMAVAAALTKIAIDGFAPGGQLPIATAGWFATGVALIALTPRDTPADRV; this is encoded by the coding sequence ATGCCGAGCGCCCGCAACCACGCCGCCGACCTGTACCGGGTCCTCGCGCTGGTGATGGTCGTCATCGGGCACTGGATCACCGCGGCCCTGACCTACCGCGATGGTGCGTTCTACCGGCAGAACCCGCTGGTGGAGCTGCCCTGGACGCAGTGGCTCACCTGGCTGTTCCAGGTGGTTCCGGTGTTCTTCGTGGTGGCCGGCTACGCCAGCGCGGTGTCGTGGGGCCGGCTGGCCGACGACGGACCGTCGCGACAGACCTGGATCCGGCACCGGCTGACCCGGCCACTGGGGCCGACGGCGGTGTACGTGCTGATCGTGCTTCTGGTCGTCGCCGCTCTGGCCGCCGTAGGAGTGCCCGGGGCCGAACTGGATTTCGGTGCTTGGGCGGTGGCCATGCACCTGTGGTTCCTGGGCATCTACGTCCTGGTGATCGCGCTGACGCCGGTCGCGGTGGCCGCGCACCGCCGGTGGGGACTGTGGGTGCCGGTGGCCTTGGTGATCGCGGTGGCCGCCGTCGACGCGGCGACCATCGGCGCCGGCGTGCCGTACCTGGACTGGCTGAACTACCTGCTGCCGTGGGCAGCGCTCTACCAGCTCGGCATCGCCTGGCAGGACGGCGCGCTGCGGGCCCGCCACGAGGTGCCGCTGGCGATTGCGTCGGCGGTCGCACTGGTGCTGCTGGTGACCGTCGGGCCGTATCCGATCAGCATGATCGGGGTGCCCGGGCAGACGCTGAACAACACCTCGCCGCCCAACCTGGCGCTGCTGGCTTTGGGCCTCACCCAGACCGGGCTGGTGCTGGCGATTGCACCGACGGTGAACCGGGCGCTGAATTCGGCTCGGGCGCAACGGTTCCTGGCCGTCGCCAACGACAATGTGATGGCGCTGTACCTGTGGCACATGGTTCCGGTGGTGATCGTGGCGCTGGTCGGCTACCCGACCGGGCTGCTGCCACAGCCCGAGCCGGGGACGGCAGCCTGGTGGTGGTTCCGGCTGGCGTGGGTGGCAATCCTGGCCGTGGTCGCCGCGGTGGAACTGCTGCTGCTGTGGCGGGGGCGGGCGTTCTTCGCCGCCCCGGTTCCCGCTGTGGGCGTGCCGGTTCCGCCGTGGGTGGGCTGGGTGTCGATGGGCACGGGCACCATGGCGGTGGCCGCGGCGCTGACGAAGATCGCCATCGACGGTTTCGCACCCGGCGGGCAGCTGCCGATCGCGACGGCGGGATGGTTCGCCACGGGTGTGGCGCTGATCGCGCTCACCCCGCGCGATACGCCTGCAGACCGAGTCTGA